Proteins co-encoded in one Nicotiana sylvestris chromosome 7, ASM39365v2, whole genome shotgun sequence genomic window:
- the LOC104242383 gene encoding CBL-interacting serine/threonine-protein kinase 11-like: MPEIEQFSRAMAPSENCLFGKYELGKLLGCGAFAKVYHARDIRNGQSVAVKVINKKRIANPTLMTNVKREISIMRRLSHPQIVKLFEVLATKTKIYFIMEFVKGGELFSKISKLGRFSEDLSRKYFQQLISAVRYCHSRGVYHRDLKPENLLVDENGDLKVSDFGLSALTDQVQQNGLLYTLCGTPAYVAPEILTKKGYDGEKVDIWSCGIILFVLNAGYLPFNDPNLMVMYKKIYKGEFRCPKWMSTDLKRFLSRLLDTNPMKRISIDEIIKDPWFRKSLKRTKFFHEDIANEAKEQLEDDDDIKKTSMNAFDLISFSSGLNLSGLFNESGNPMENSEKAVVEGIPEKIMERVEELAKKENNNIKVKRKKEWGMEIKVQNGKFSMSLDVYSLTDRLTVVEVERTYGDAALYRELWRNKIKPVILGQVPVSGS; this comes from the coding sequence ATGCCTGAAATCGAACAATTTTCCAGGGCCATGGCCCCTTCAGAGAATTGCCTATTTGGTAAATATGAGCTCGGAAAGTTACTTGGCTGTGGTGCATTTGCCAAAGTGTACCACGCTAGAGACATTAGAAATGGCCAAAGCGTTGCAGTCAAAGTTATCAACAAGAAGAGAATTGCCAATCCGACTTTGATGACAAACGTCAAACGTGAAATATCTATTATGCGTCGATTAAGTCACCCCCAAATAGTCAAACTCTTCGAAGTTCTTGCGACAAAAACAAAGATCTATTTCATCATGGAGTTTGTCAAAGGAGGTGAATTATTCAGCAAAATTTCCAAGCTGGGTCGGTTCAGCGAAGATCTGAGCCGCAAATATTTCCAGCAACTCATATCAGCCGTACGATATTGTCATTCTCGTGGGGTGTACCATCGTGATTTGAAACCAGAAAATCTCCTTGTTGACGAAAATGGGGATCTCAAAGTGTCTGATTTTGGGCTCAGTGCTTTGACGGACCAAGTACAACAAAATGGACTTTTATACACGCTTTGTGGAACGCCAGCATACGTAGCACCAGAGATTCTAACAAAAAAAGGATATGATGGAGAAAAAGTGGATATTTGGTCATGTGGGATCATTCTCTTCGTGTTAAACGCTGGTTACCTTCCATTCAACGATCCAAACCTAATGGTCATGTACAAAAAGATTTACAAAGGCGAGTTTCGATGTCCTAAATGGATGTCAACCGATCTCAAACGGTTTTTATCTCGTCTTTTAGATACTAATCCAATGAAAAGAATTTCAATTGATGAAATCATTAAAGATCCCTGGTTCAGAAAAAGTCTTAAACGTACTAAATTTTTCCACGAGGATATTGCAAATGAGGCCAAGGAGCAGCTGGAAGATGATGATGATATTAAGAAAACATCAATGAACGCGTTCGATTTAATTTCATTTTCGTCGGGATTGAACCTTTCGGGATTATTCAACGAGTCAGGTAATCCGATGGAAAATTCAGAAAAGGCAGTGGTCGAAGGGATACCGGAGAAAATAATGGAGAGAGTGGAGGAGTTGGCAAAGAAGGAGAATAATAATATTAAAGTGAAGAGGAAGAAAGAATGGGGAATGGAGATCAAAGTGCAAAATGGTAAATTCAGCATGTCTCTTGATGTTTACAGTTTAACAGATCGTTTGACAGTTGTGGAAGTTGAAAGAACATATGGAGATGCTGCTTTGTATAGAGAGTTATGGAGGAATAAAATTAAGCCGGTAATACTAGGTCAAGTACCGGTTTCCGGTAGCTAA